CAGATATAATCTTTGAATCATTAAACGAAACGGGTTCGCCTTTCCCCTTCAGAATATGAACGATAATCGCCATTGAATTTATACATTGGTATGTTAGCAACAAACGTTGGATAAGCTACATTGGTTAGAGCGAATGTATTTAACGATTCTTGTTTATCACAACTTGGACTAAAACATTTAAGGTAGAATATAAAGTGTCTTTTGTTATCAACTGGCTGGAAAGTGTTCTGAACTGTCTGTTTTCATGATTTCATCACATTGTAAAACAGTAAGATTAAGACAGTTGATTATCTATTTACCCACCATTTAGCGCGAATAAAGGGGGAGTGGGCTCCACCAAACTATTTAGTTAGTCAATCTTCGACAAGATTCCAGCTGTCCTTTTGATCAGTCaagtaattagtaattaatcTACGTATTCTGTTCTATTGACTTAAAAGCTGAGTTTCTTTGTCGGAGACTCGGAATGTATTTGGTCTGTCTAACTCTGCATTCTGTCACTGATCTTTCGGTGTCCTTTGTAGATTGTGATTTTCTCACTCACAAGTCACTGCACTAAACAAACACCATAATGTTTTTCGTCTTCGTGTCAGTAATATCGGCGGTATTTTATGTGTAATTAGATATTTTTCACGTGATGCAAAAGACATgtataaagaaataaataattagTTAGAGGGCTAAGCGTTATTAAAAGTTTAGCTTGAAGCCTATCTTACGATTTCTTGTGCATACAAACATGCTATTGTTGGTACACTATTTCGTAGTCGAAATGGTGTTTCAACTTCCAACGTTAAATTATCTCTAAGAACATATGAAACAATGCGGAAAACgaaaaattagttaaatttcaaaggaggTGAAagaaaagcttgattttttctTGCAATCCTCATTCGCGTCACACATTCTACAAATTCCCTGtcacaattcaaaacaaactTCAACAATATAGTCTTTAATAAATTGGAAAATCCAATCAAAATTCAAGCAGttatttgataaccatttcatttttagttttttgttatcattttttttttgttggaaataaAACTAAAGCAAAAGCCAAAATGGTTACGAACAAGGTCTAAGTAAAGGATAAAGAACATACTTCCATGGAACATCACCGACAGTTCGCCAATTGTCACCTCTGTCCTTGTAAAAAAGCAAAAACTCGGACGCATCCTGAGATAACCTTAACCCAGATGCAGATTGTCTACCTGAAACATCAATGCACCACTTATTAATTTGTGAGCGTAAAGATCCTCACTTTCTTAGATTATCTTTTCCTCCTACTTACCAAACATGTCTTCCAGCTGAAAGGCAAGACTCGAGTAACCACTGTGATCAGGAATACAGACTTTCCTGCCAATAACAAGCCCATCCATGTTAACCTTCACATAAGCCCTCCTCTCCTTGCTTTGCACTCCCTCTGCTTCTTCGTCGCAATCTTCCGCGACATTTCTCGCGTTTAGAATGCTAGTGTTCTTCAAGTTCAGGTTAGCCTGGGGCCAATCTATCAGACCATCATATCCCTCCAAGCTCACCACTACAAAAGTAGATGCAATgtacaaaaagaaaacagaCACATGTGAGTTTGGCCAGTTGGCCTGTCTTGAACCAAGTTCGAATTCCGTTTTCTGCAGattagtagtttaaaatatctCTCGTAGAAGAGatcgaagaagaaaaagggaggaAGAAGGAACGTACAATGTGCAGATGGATGGTAAGTTTCAGGCTGCAGAGCTCTGAGGCTAAGACCAAGATCAATGATGGCATCATTCTCTTTGGCTTCGTAGTAAACTGA
This Pyrus communis chromosome 6, drPyrComm1.1, whole genome shotgun sequence DNA region includes the following protein-coding sequences:
- the LOC137736503 gene encoding auxin-responsive protein IAA32 → MDPNASSFLVSPSTFQSVYYEAKENDAIIDLGLSLRALQPETYHPSAHLVSLEGYDGLIDWPQANLNLKNTSILNARNVAEDCDEEAEGVQSKERRAYVKVNMDGLVIGRKVCIPDHSGYSSLAFQLEDMFGRQSASGLRLSQDASEFLLFYKDRGDNWRTVGDVPWKEFVECVTRMRIARKNQAFLSPPLKFN